The Anabrus simplex isolate iqAnaSimp1 chromosome 1, ASM4041472v1, whole genome shotgun sequence genome window below encodes:
- the LOC136857604 gene encoding uncharacterized protein codes for MRGLLVLCVLLALATAFAAEQQAQASEEKKDVDTPALSSEDAQEVGKNHPHGHHEHDWDHHNHHNEDWNHHHHHHDNHNNDHHHNDGDNDNHQPDPSNLCAAARADRWHLPYPKDTHKFVKCDLTTGKGTVFTCPSGLVFNPAIQVCAYA; via the exons ATGAGAG GTCTTCTAGTTCTTTGTGTACTTCTTGCTCTGGCTACGGCCTTCGCTGCTGAACAACAAGCCCAAGCTTCTGAAGAGAAGAAGGATGTCGACACACCAGCTCTAAGCTCTGAGGATGCTCAAGAAGTAGGCAAAAATCACCCCCATGGCCATCACGAGCACGACTgggaccaccacaaccaccacaatGAAGACTggaatcaccaccaccatcatcatgatAACCATAATAACGACCATCACCACAATGATGGTGACAATGACAACCACCAGCCTGACCCATCCAACTTGTGCGCAGCCGCCAGAGCTGACAGGTGGCACTTGCCCTACCCTAAGGACACACACAAGTTCGTCAAGTGTGACCTGACCACAGGGAAAGGTACAGTCTTTACCTGTCCTTCAGGTCTCGTCTTTAACCCTGCCATCCAAGTCTGTGCTTATGCCTAA
- the LOC136874061 gene encoding C-module-binding factor A → MKGLLVVTVLVVLATAYAVEQGAASEDNKVVETPAVIPENAQEVGKHHPHGHHDQGWDHHNHHNDDWNHHHHHHDDHSNDHHHNDGDNDNHQPDPSSLCASARADRWHLPYPKDTHKFVKCDLTTGKGTVFTCPSGLVFNPAIQVCAYA, encoded by the exons ATGAAAG GTCTTCTTGTAGTGACTGTGTTGGTTGTGTTGGCTACGGCCTATGCTGTGGAACAAGGGGCAGCTTCCGAAGATAACAAGGTTGTCGAAACCCCTGCCGTAATCCCTGAGAATGCTCAAGAAGTAGGAAAACATCACCCCCATGGTCATCACGACCAAGGCTGggatcaccacaaccaccacaatGATGATTggaatcaccaccaccatcaccatgatGATCATAGTAACGACCATCACCACAATGATGGTGACAATGACAACCACCAGCCTGACCCATCCAGCTTGTGCGCATCAGCTAGAGCTGACAGGTGGCACTTGCCCTACCCTAAGGACACACACAAGTTCGTCAAGTGTGACCTGACCACAGGGAAAGGTACAGTCTTCACCTGTCCATCAGGTCTCGTCTTCAACCCTGCCATCCAAGTCTGTGCTTACGCCTAA